One Methylophilus sp. TWE2 DNA segment encodes these proteins:
- a CDS encoding 4-oxalocrotonate tautomerase family protein — protein MPYVNVKLAGSVTKEQKKQIAKEITETLQKHAHKAANYTYIVFEEVEYEDWAIGGELLG, from the coding sequence ATGCCTTATGTCAACGTCAAACTAGCCGGCTCTGTCACCAAAGAGCAGAAAAAACAAATTGCCAAAGAGATTACTGAAACCCTGCAAAAGCATGCACATAAAGCAGCTAATTACACTTATATCGTGTTTGAAGAGGTTGAGTATGAGGATTGGGCGATAGGTGGGGAGTTGTTAGGGTAG
- a CDS encoding fumarate hydratase yields the protein MALIKTQDFIESVADALQYISYYHPEDYIRALAAAYEKEASPAARDAIAQILTNSRMCAEGKRPLCQDTGIVVAFVKIGMQVQFEGDMTIEQMVNEGVRRAYLHPDNTLRASIVNDPAGARKNTKDNTPAITHIEMVAGDKVEVQVAAKGGGSENKSKLVMLNPNESIVDWVLEVVPKMGAGWCPPGMLGIGIGGSAEKAMLLAKESLMAPIDIQELQARGAQNRIEELRLELYEKVNQLGIGAQGLGGLTTVLDVKILDYPTHAASLPVAIIPNCAATRHVHFTLDGSGVAELTPPSADVYPDVDWAPSPQAKRVNLETVTREETQTWKTGDTLLLTGKILTGRDAAHKRIQTMLAKGEPLPVDFTNKFIYYVGPVDAVRDEAVGPAGPTTATRMDSYTDMMLNTGLLGSIGKAERGEEALAEIAKHKSVYLMAVGGAAYLVSKAIKKSRVLAFADLGMEAIYEFEVVDMPVTVAVSADGESVHQTGPALWKKTIALQAV from the coding sequence ATGGCCCTGATTAAAACCCAAGATTTTATCGAGAGTGTTGCCGATGCCTTGCAATACATCTCTTATTACCACCCGGAAGACTATATCCGGGCGTTGGCAGCGGCGTATGAAAAAGAGGCCTCACCTGCTGCCAGGGACGCCATTGCGCAGATTTTGACCAATTCCCGTATGTGCGCCGAAGGCAAACGCCCCTTGTGCCAGGATACCGGCATTGTGGTGGCGTTTGTCAAAATAGGCATGCAGGTGCAATTTGAGGGGGACATGACCATCGAGCAAATGGTTAACGAAGGCGTACGCCGTGCTTACCTGCATCCCGACAATACGCTGCGAGCGTCTATCGTGAATGACCCCGCCGGGGCACGTAAAAACACTAAAGACAATACGCCCGCGATTACGCATATTGAAATGGTGGCGGGGGATAAAGTCGAAGTCCAGGTGGCTGCCAAAGGCGGCGGCTCGGAAAATAAATCCAAACTGGTCATGCTCAACCCTAACGAAAGCATTGTTGACTGGGTGCTGGAAGTGGTGCCCAAGATGGGCGCTGGCTGGTGCCCACCAGGCATGCTCGGGATAGGCATAGGCGGCAGTGCTGAGAAAGCCATGCTGCTGGCTAAAGAGTCATTGATGGCCCCGATTGATATCCAGGAGTTGCAGGCACGTGGTGCGCAAAACCGCATTGAAGAATTGCGCCTGGAACTTTATGAAAAGGTTAATCAGCTAGGGATAGGCGCACAAGGCCTGGGTGGCCTGACCACGGTATTAGATGTGAAAATCCTGGATTATCCAACCCATGCAGCCAGTTTGCCCGTGGCCATTATTCCTAATTGCGCAGCGACACGTCATGTGCACTTTACGCTGGATGGGTCCGGTGTGGCTGAGTTAACGCCACCGAGTGCAGATGTTTACCCGGATGTGGATTGGGCCCCCAGCCCGCAAGCTAAACGCGTGAACCTGGAAACGGTGACACGTGAGGAAACGCAAACTTGGAAAACCGGAGATACCTTGTTGCTCACAGGTAAAATCCTGACAGGGCGCGATGCTGCGCATAAACGTATCCAGACCATGCTGGCCAAAGGTGAACCACTACCTGTAGATTTTACCAATAAGTTTATTTATTACGTTGGCCCGGTCGATGCCGTGCGTGACGAAGCCGTGGGGCCGGCAGGTCCGACCACGGCGACGCGCATGGATAGCTATACCGATATGATGCTGAATACCGGATTGCTGGGTTCGATTGGCAAAGCCGAACGTGGCGAAGAGGCCTTGGCAGAGATTGCCAAGCACAAGTCGGTGTACTTGATGGCGGTGGGTGGTGCCGCTTATCTGGTCAGCAAGGCGATTAAAAAATCCCGCGTGCTGGCTTTTGCAGACTTGGGTATGGAAGCCATCTATGAATTTGAAGTGGTGGATATGCCAGTGACGGTGGCAGTGAGTGCGGATGGTGAGTCCGTACACCAGACCGGTCCGGCACTATGGAAAAAAACCATTGCGTTGCAAGCGGTATAA
- a CDS encoding DUF2914 domain-containing protein produces MTISDHSSPGRLSRLLARSRMILPISFFVGGFVWDAITIGKKVAMSDMVIFALYLLVAALLMHQLAEPYSSVRRLGERLLNWQWLQNRVSSWPVQDWPYWILQFLFGSLLSALFILYFKSSSYGLAWVVTLILGVLLVANEFMEGEYRRFSLCWSMFGLCSILWCNFAFPFVFGSVHAIWFYLSTLLGATVTYVLYQRAPRHVGRIWPVWLIAGLLMLAYRADMIPPVPLVKQAVVIAYELEKTPEGYWMTVEKSPWWQFWRVDSDHFYLQPGQKLVCFSAVFAPQGLQTKLLHDWQKKVGGEWVSVSTPGFSLTGGRDSGYRGYTYKSNVTAGEWRVRIQTSTRQTIAVHTFTVSLDTELDVQHRARIRY; encoded by the coding sequence ATGACCATTTCTGATCACTCATCACCTGGCAGGCTATCACGTTTGCTGGCGCGTAGCCGGATGATATTGCCCATCTCATTTTTTGTGGGCGGCTTTGTCTGGGATGCCATTACCATCGGCAAAAAGGTAGCCATGTCTGATATGGTGATCTTTGCCTTGTATTTGTTGGTGGCAGCGCTGCTCATGCACCAGCTGGCTGAACCCTATTCTTCCGTCAGGCGGTTGGGTGAACGGCTATTAAACTGGCAGTGGCTGCAAAACCGTGTTTCCAGTTGGCCAGTCCAGGATTGGCCATACTGGATATTACAGTTTTTGTTTGGCAGCCTGTTGAGCGCCTTGTTTATTCTTTATTTCAAGAGTTCAAGTTATGGACTGGCCTGGGTCGTCACATTGATATTAGGGGTATTGCTGGTTGCCAATGAATTCATGGAAGGTGAATACCGCCGGTTCAGCCTGTGCTGGAGCATGTTTGGATTGTGCTCCATCCTTTGGTGCAATTTTGCCTTTCCGTTTGTATTTGGCAGCGTACATGCCATCTGGTTTTATTTGAGTACCTTGCTCGGCGCGACGGTCACCTATGTGTTATACCAGCGTGCACCGCGACATGTCGGGCGTATCTGGCCAGTATGGTTGATCGCAGGCTTGCTTATGCTGGCCTATCGTGCCGACATGATTCCGCCCGTGCCGCTGGTCAAGCAGGCCGTGGTCATAGCTTATGAACTGGAGAAAACCCCTGAAGGCTACTGGATGACGGTTGAAAAATCTCCCTGGTGGCAATTCTGGCGTGTCGATAGCGATCATTTTTATCTGCAACCAGGCCAAAAGCTGGTGTGTTTCTCGGCAGTGTTTGCTCCACAGGGCTTGCAGACCAAATTGTTACATGACTGGCAGAAGAAAGTCGGCGGGGAGTGGGTCAGTGTTTCCACACCAGGGTTCTCATTGACTGGCGGGCGTGATAGCGGCTATAGGGGTTACACCTATAAGAGCAACGTGACAGCCGGCGAGTGGCGTGTGCGCATACAAACCTCCACCCGGCAAACTATCGCCGTCCACACCTTCACAGTCTCTTTAGACACTGAGCTGGATGTGCAGCATAGGGCCAGAATCCGCTATTAA
- a CDS encoding cation diffusion facilitator family transporter, with product MKPSHTPHEHSHSSGRCPYGHDHADNHGHDHSHDHAHSHDDHEHGNPFSLPFLAISIFTVVEFVGGWWTQSLALLSDAWHMLFDVLALGLAMWAAHQARTGHPASKQTERRVSMINAVSMLLVTGWIVYEAIERLQNPRPVAGGYVSIIALVGLLVNVVVAKHMHHQHEHHGGDANLNHRAAFLHVLGDLLGSVTAVVAGVVIYFTGWMSIDPILSILISVLLLVVTLNLIRDILRGGAGHHH from the coding sequence ATGAAACCTAGCCATACACCTCACGAACATTCCCACTCATCTGGTCGCTGCCCTTATGGTCACGATCACGCAGATAATCACGGGCATGACCACAGCCATGACCATGCGCATAGCCATGATGATCACGAACATGGCAATCCGTTCTCGCTGCCATTTCTCGCGATTTCCATCTTTACCGTGGTCGAGTTTGTCGGCGGCTGGTGGACACAATCGCTAGCCTTGCTCAGTGACGCCTGGCACATGCTGTTTGATGTGCTGGCACTTGGCCTGGCGATGTGGGCAGCCCATCAGGCACGTACCGGGCATCCAGCCTCCAAGCAAACTGAGCGTAGGGTCTCCATGATCAACGCCGTCTCCATGCTGCTGGTCACTGGCTGGATTGTCTACGAAGCCATCGAACGCCTGCAAAACCCGCGGCCAGTCGCAGGCGGTTATGTCAGCATTATTGCCCTTGTAGGCTTACTGGTTAACGTCGTTGTTGCCAAGCACATGCACCATCAACATGAACATCATGGCGGTGATGCAAACTTAAATCACCGCGCCGCCTTCTTGCATGTGTTAGGCGACTTACTCGGCTCGGTTACCGCCGTGGTCGCGGGGGTGGTCATCTACTTTACCGGCTGGATGAGCATAGACCCCATCTTGTCTATCCTGATTTCAGTACTGCTGCTCGTGGTCACGCTCAACCTCATCAGAGATATTCTTCGCGGCGGTGCAGGTCATCACCACTAA
- the acnB gene encoding bifunctional aconitate hydratase 2/2-methylisocitrate dehydratase, translated as MLQVYETHVKERASQNLPPLPLNAEQVAALVELLKSPPAGQEALLLNLLENRIPAGVDQAAYVKAAFLADVANGTAISPLVSAERAVQLLGTMLGGYNVQALVALLDTPMAANAVKALSTTILMFDAFHDVDAKMKAGNPHAKALMTAWANAEWFTNKPALAEEIKLVVFKLDGETNTDDLSPAQDAWSRPDIPLHAKAMLINRMSDGLKVIEGLKQKGLPLAYVGDVVGTGSSRKSAINSVQWWMGDDIPYIPNKRTGGVVIGSKIAPIFFNTAEDSGALPIQCDVSKLNTGDVIVIKPFEGKVLSEAGEVLATFEMNPITLPDEVRAGGRIPLIIGRGLTANARKALGLGDTDIFIKSIPAKDTGKGYTLAQKMVGRACGLPEGMGVRPGTYCEPKATTVGSQDTTGGMTRDELKELACLGFSADLVMQSFCHTAAYPKPVDIKLQHELPEFMSSRGGVSLRAGDGVIHSWLNRLILPDTVGTGGDSHTRFPIGISFPAGSGLVAFAAATGAMPLDMPESVLVRFKGQMQPGITLRDLVNAIPYAAIQEGTLTVGKQGKKNVFNGRVLEIEGLPDLKVEQAFELADASAERSANGCTVLLNKEPVIEFLNSNIVLMQNMIENGYQDARTLERRIASMKAWLEKPELLQPDADAEYAHVIEIDLSEIKEPLVACPNDPDDIKPLSAVVGDKIDEVFIGSCMTNIGHYRAAGKVLEGAGGIPTRLWIAPPTRMDEAQLRAEGVYSTFGVAGARTEVPGCSLCMGNQARVADKATVFSTSTRNFDNRMGKDARVYLGSAELAAVCAKLGRIPTMQEYLDTLGTKLTNTAEIYKYLNFNQMTQYAGSLENVKKIIPIKETA; from the coding sequence ATGTTACAAGTATACGAAACCCACGTAAAAGAACGCGCCTCGCAAAATCTACCTCCTTTACCCCTCAATGCGGAACAAGTCGCTGCATTGGTCGAGTTATTAAAATCTCCTCCCGCCGGGCAGGAAGCCTTGCTGTTAAATCTGCTGGAAAACCGTATTCCTGCAGGTGTTGACCAGGCGGCCTATGTCAAAGCGGCCTTTTTGGCAGATGTTGCAAATGGCACTGCGATTTCACCTTTAGTCAGTGCAGAAAGAGCCGTACAGCTGTTAGGTACCATGCTGGGGGGCTACAACGTCCAGGCACTGGTGGCTTTGCTGGATACCCCAATGGCCGCGAATGCTGTCAAGGCCTTGTCTACAACCATCCTCATGTTTGACGCTTTCCATGATGTCGACGCCAAAATGAAGGCAGGTAACCCGCATGCCAAGGCTTTGATGACGGCTTGGGCCAATGCCGAATGGTTTACCAACAAGCCTGCTTTGGCTGAAGAAATCAAACTGGTGGTGTTCAAGCTGGATGGTGAAACCAATACTGATGACCTGAGTCCAGCGCAAGATGCATGGAGCCGTCCGGATATCCCATTACACGCCAAAGCCATGCTGATCAACCGCATGTCTGATGGGCTCAAAGTGATTGAGGGCCTGAAGCAAAAAGGCTTGCCGCTGGCCTATGTTGGCGACGTGGTCGGGACAGGTTCTTCCCGTAAATCGGCCATCAACTCCGTACAATGGTGGATGGGCGACGATATTCCCTACATCCCCAACAAGCGCACAGGCGGCGTGGTGATTGGTAGCAAGATTGCACCGATTTTCTTTAACACTGCAGAAGACTCAGGCGCTTTGCCTATCCAGTGTGATGTTTCTAAACTGAACACCGGTGACGTGATTGTGATCAAGCCATTTGAAGGCAAAGTATTGTCTGAGGCAGGTGAAGTATTGGCCACATTTGAAATGAATCCAATCACCTTGCCGGATGAAGTGCGTGCAGGTGGCCGTATCCCATTGATTATTGGCCGTGGCCTGACTGCCAATGCACGTAAAGCGCTGGGCTTGGGTGACACGGACATCTTTATTAAATCCATCCCTGCCAAAGATACTGGTAAAGGCTACACCTTGGCGCAAAAAATGGTGGGTCGTGCCTGTGGTTTGCCAGAAGGTATGGGCGTGCGCCCAGGTACCTATTGCGAACCTAAAGCAACCACTGTAGGTTCCCAAGACACCACGGGCGGGATGACACGTGATGAGCTGAAAGAGTTGGCTTGCCTGGGCTTTAGTGCCGATCTGGTCATGCAGAGTTTCTGCCATACGGCGGCTTACCCGAAACCAGTCGATATCAAATTGCAGCATGAGTTGCCTGAATTTATGTCCAGCCGTGGCGGCGTCAGCTTGCGCGCAGGTGATGGCGTGATCCACTCCTGGTTGAACCGCTTGATCCTGCCGGATACTGTGGGTACTGGCGGTGACTCGCATACCCGGTTCCCGATTGGCATCAGCTTCCCGGCTGGTTCTGGTTTGGTGGCGTTTGCGGCAGCTACTGGCGCCATGCCGCTGGATATGCCTGAATCAGTGCTGGTACGCTTTAAAGGCCAAATGCAGCCAGGCATTACCTTGCGTGACCTGGTGAATGCGATTCCTTACGCAGCCATCCAGGAAGGCACACTGACTGTTGGCAAGCAGGGCAAGAAAAACGTATTCAACGGCCGCGTACTGGAAATCGAAGGATTGCCCGACCTTAAGGTGGAGCAGGCGTTTGAGCTGGCTGATGCTTCGGCTGAGCGTTCAGCCAACGGTTGTACTGTGCTGTTGAATAAAGAGCCGGTGATTGAGTTCCTCAACTCCAATATCGTGCTCATGCAGAACATGATAGAAAATGGCTACCAGGATGCACGCACGCTGGAGCGCCGCATTGCCAGCATGAAAGCATGGCTGGAAAAACCGGAACTGTTGCAGCCTGATGCTGATGCCGAATATGCGCACGTCATCGAAATTGACCTCAGTGAGATTAAAGAACCACTGGTGGCTTGCCCGAATGACCCGGATGATATCAAGCCATTATCTGCTGTGGTGGGCGACAAGATTGACGAAGTCTTTATTGGTAGTTGCATGACCAACATTGGTCACTACCGCGCGGCTGGCAAGGTCCTTGAAGGGGCTGGTGGTATCCCGACCCGTTTATGGATTGCTCCACCAACACGTATGGATGAAGCACAATTGCGAGCCGAAGGCGTGTACTCAACTTTTGGTGTCGCTGGTGCACGCACGGAAGTACCAGGCTGCTCACTGTGTATGGGTAACCAGGCACGTGTGGCTGACAAGGCGACCGTGTTCTCGACCTCTACCCGTAACTTTGATAACCGTATGGGTAAAGATGCCCGTGTTTACCTGGGCTCTGCTGAACTGGCAGCGGTTTGTGCCAAACTGGGTCGTATCCCAACCATGCAAGAGTACCTGGATACCTTGGGCACCAAGCTGACCAACACGGCAGAGATTTACAAATACCTCAACTTTAACCAGATGACCCAATATGCTGGCTCGCTAGAAAATGTGAAGAAAATCATTCCAATTAAAGAAACGGCGTAG
- a CDS encoding 23S rRNA (adenine(2030)-N(6))-methyltransferase RlmJ, whose amino-acid sequence MLSYRHAFHAGNHADVLKHWMFTLVLDYFNQKDKPYWVIDTHAGAGLYRLDSSVANKTAEYLDGILRLQQSEAPEAFKVYLEAVAAANQDQTKLYPGSPWLASHLINPVDKLRLFELHPADAALLEQQFSAQKRQITIQPKDGFEGIKACLPPPTKRGIVLIDPPYEVKDDYSRVVNCIKDSLKRFATGTYLIWYPRLQRPEPQQMIDKLRSLDTDYLHVTLDVQKPAADGFGMHGSGMWVINPPWTLRQSLEPHLDWLAKTLAQDTTARAHCEGRQR is encoded by the coding sequence ATGTTAAGTTACAGACACGCCTTTCATGCTGGCAATCATGCCGACGTTTTAAAACACTGGATGTTCACCCTGGTGCTGGATTATTTTAACCAGAAGGATAAGCCTTACTGGGTGATTGATACCCATGCGGGCGCCGGGCTGTATCGCCTGGATAGCAGCGTGGCGAATAAAACGGCGGAATACTTGGATGGCATTTTGCGTTTGCAGCAAAGCGAGGCGCCTGAGGCTTTTAAGGTTTATCTGGAGGCTGTGGCGGCGGCAAATCAAGATCAGACCAAGCTCTACCCGGGTTCACCCTGGCTGGCAAGTCATTTGATTAACCCGGTGGATAAATTACGCTTATTTGAGTTGCATCCGGCCGATGCGGCTTTGCTGGAACAGCAATTTTCAGCACAAAAACGGCAAATCACCATTCAACCGAAAGACGGCTTTGAAGGCATCAAGGCCTGTTTACCACCGCCGACTAAACGCGGTATTGTATTGATTGACCCGCCCTATGAAGTTAAAGACGATTACTCACGCGTGGTCAACTGTATTAAGGACAGCCTGAAGCGCTTTGCTACCGGCACTTACCTGATATGGTACCCTCGCCTGCAAAGGCCTGAGCCGCAACAAATGATAGACAAGCTACGCAGCCTGGATACCGATTACCTGCATGTCACGCTGGATGTGCAGAAACCCGCCGCCGATGGCTTTGGTATGCACGGTAGCGGAATGTGGGTGATTAACCCGCCGTGGACACTGCGTCAATCCTTAGAGCCGCATCTGGATTGGCTGGCCAAGACCCTGGCGCAAGATACAACAGCACGTGCACATTGCGAGGGTCGCCAGCGTTAA
- a CDS encoding crotonase/enoyl-CoA hydratase family protein: MKPFEQGLVNYQQRLQSHDYGQVFCRFDAERQALWSYLHQPQRIPCINHDLLMNLHEHHADIQRSGGYVQTDAETILPIRYSVFASATPGYFNMGGDLQKMAAAIRQQDRAQLQAYAKLSIDVVAQRAFRFQLDHVTKISLLQGEVLGAGIEAALTSDLLIAEKQAVFCFPELFFNMIPGMGAYSFIARKAGMAVADKMILGCERYTAEECLEMGLIDIVVEDGEGEQAVHEFIHKNNKRAEGFLSAQKAKARINPLSYDELKDIVEVWVENALRLTERDLKVMDRFYRAQSRLFPDNQESTIASTSEAEPIPNAPQPQVVNQ; this comes from the coding sequence ATGAAACCGTTCGAACAAGGCCTGGTTAATTATCAACAACGTTTACAGTCACATGATTACGGTCAGGTCTTTTGCCGTTTTGATGCTGAACGCCAAGCACTGTGGAGTTATTTGCATCAACCTCAGCGTATTCCCTGCATTAATCATGATTTATTGATGAATCTGCATGAGCACCATGCCGATATCCAGCGCAGCGGCGGCTATGTGCAGACGGATGCGGAGACGATATTGCCAATCCGCTATTCTGTTTTTGCCTCGGCGACCCCAGGCTATTTCAATATGGGCGGCGATTTACAAAAAATGGCTGCGGCTATCCGCCAGCAAGACAGGGCGCAATTACAGGCCTATGCCAAACTCAGTATTGATGTGGTGGCACAACGCGCATTTCGTTTCCAGCTGGACCATGTGACAAAAATCTCCCTGCTGCAAGGCGAAGTGTTAGGCGCTGGCATAGAAGCAGCCCTCACCAGTGACCTGCTGATTGCTGAAAAACAAGCGGTATTTTGCTTTCCTGAGCTGTTCTTTAACATGATTCCGGGTATGGGGGCATATAGCTTTATTGCACGCAAGGCTGGTATGGCTGTCGCAGACAAGATGATTCTGGGATGTGAGCGCTATACCGCTGAAGAGTGCCTGGAGATGGGGTTGATTGATATCGTTGTCGAGGATGGTGAGGGCGAGCAGGCTGTGCATGAGTTTATCCATAAGAATAACAAGCGCGCAGAAGGCTTTTTATCTGCGCAAAAAGCCAAGGCCAGGATCAATCCGTTAAGCTATGACGAACTCAAGGATATCGTGGAGGTGTGGGTTGAGAATGCCTTGCGGTTGACTGAGCGCGATCTGAAGGTGATGGACAGGTTCTACCGCGCCCAGTCACGTCTTTTCCCCGACAATCAAGAAAGTACAATTGCTAGTACCAGTGAAGCTGAGCCTATCCCAAATGCGCCGCAGCCCCAGGTAGTGAATCAATAG
- a CDS encoding ATP-binding protein: MLYNILKDPEKNEKRQWTAMIMDITATSLEQMISGAMAGVFIGVYLWLIIGYGLRYGTKFFKGCYLFSLIGFGVTLYLNPYWVEHQHLAYGFFLTLLLIPPHTLRLQISLEKATKEAGQANEAKTNFVSNISHEMRTPLNGIIGASELLAQTKLDGKQSELLKMVGTSASSLKKLINDVLDISKIEKGKVELEDITFFLPDLVQRLQLMFQLEVGRKQLWLRFDLGPETERHYVGSLHHIEQVLVNLIANAIKFTQHGGIDVTISDTNQLTFRIRDTGIGIKAEVLPMIFDSFTQADSSITRRYGGTGLGTSIAKQLVEVMGGNIEVSSQVNVGTTFVVNLPLMHAAAPAQPVKDEINLDSQSNVVPLSSHNKFRKKIRVLIADDNVVNRLILNETLQKMHCIVKAVENGDDALDALEHHQFDLMILDYNMPEMNGLEVFNIYHALPGSKPLRTVILTADATKTTQERCLRAGVYQVLTKPVVSRQIQTLIEAIASTIDTEQSAQTTPVRRKKSKPAETRAASAIADQKFVDARSPDSPMRSLKPKSAPLIASLPPTVEPLLDDERMAHLLKLGGSEAFLHKLITEFLETTDELMRSLGTHCMDLNFEQVHKLAHILAGESANMGLIPLSKHSRRLLGLSMEDAQTISGLYQAVADCYDETRVQLQHQRSKLSPKRSNK, from the coding sequence ATGTTATATAACATCCTGAAGGATCCGGAGAAAAATGAAAAGCGGCAATGGACGGCTATGATTATGGATATCACTGCCACGTCGTTGGAGCAAATGATTTCAGGCGCCATGGCCGGCGTGTTTATTGGCGTTTACCTGTGGCTGATTATTGGTTATGGCTTGCGCTATGGTACCAAGTTTTTTAAAGGCTGTTATTTGTTTAGCCTGATTGGTTTTGGCGTGACGCTTTACCTCAACCCTTATTGGGTGGAGCACCAGCATTTGGCTTATGGCTTCTTCCTCACCCTTTTGCTGATCCCTCCACATACCTTGCGCCTGCAAATCAGCCTGGAAAAAGCGACCAAGGAAGCCGGCCAGGCTAACGAAGCCAAGACCAACTTTGTTTCCAACATCAGCCATGAAATGCGCACCCCGCTAAACGGGATTATTGGTGCCAGCGAGTTACTGGCGCAAACCAAACTGGATGGCAAGCAATCCGAGCTGTTAAAAATGGTAGGCACCTCAGCCTCCAGCCTCAAAAAACTGATTAACGATGTGCTGGATATCAGCAAGATTGAAAAAGGCAAGGTAGAGCTGGAAGACATCACTTTCTTCCTGCCAGACCTGGTTCAGCGATTGCAACTGATGTTCCAGCTTGAGGTGGGGCGAAAACAGTTATGGCTGAGATTTGATCTTGGCCCAGAAACAGAACGCCACTATGTGGGTAGCCTGCACCATATCGAGCAAGTACTGGTCAACCTGATTGCCAATGCCATCAAGTTTACACAGCATGGCGGTATTGATGTCACGATCAGTGATACCAACCAGCTGACTTTCCGCATTCGTGATACTGGCATAGGCATTAAAGCCGAAGTTTTGCCGATGATCTTTGACAGCTTCACCCAGGCAGATAGCAGCATCACCCGACGTTACGGTGGCACTGGTTTAGGCACTTCGATTGCCAAACAGCTGGTTGAGGTGATGGGTGGCAATATCGAGGTTTCCAGCCAGGTCAATGTGGGGACTACCTTTGTGGTCAATTTGCCACTGATGCACGCAGCAGCACCGGCACAGCCTGTCAAAGACGAAATCAATCTGGATAGTCAGTCAAATGTGGTGCCGCTGAGTAGCCATAACAAGTTCCGCAAGAAAATTCGCGTACTGATTGCGGATGACAATGTGGTCAACCGGTTAATCCTGAATGAAACCTTGCAAAAAATGCACTGTATCGTCAAGGCCGTTGAGAATGGCGATGATGCCCTGGATGCGTTGGAGCATCACCAGTTTGACCTGATGATACTAGATTACAACATGCCGGAAATGAACGGCCTGGAAGTGTTTAACATTTACCATGCACTACCGGGCAGCAAACCGTTGAGAACAGTGATTCTCACCGCGGATGCCACAAAAACGACACAAGAGCGCTGTTTACGTGCAGGCGTATATCAGGTGCTGACCAAGCCAGTCGTCTCGCGGCAAATCCAGACCTTGATAGAAGCGATTGCCAGCACGATAGACACTGAGCAATCCGCACAAACCACGCCCGTCCGCCGCAAAAAATCCAAGCCGGCAGAAACGCGGGCTGCGTCTGCTATCGCAGATCAAAAGTTTGTGGACGCAAGATCTCCTGACTCACCCATGAGGTCTTTAAAGCCAAAATCTGCCCCCCTCATTGCCAGCCTACCCCCCACTGTGGAACCATTGCTGGACGATGAGCGCATGGCTCATTTGCTCAAGCTGGGTGGCAGTGAAGCTTTTCTCCACAAATTGATTACAGAGTTTTTAGAGACTACCGATGAATTGATGCGTTCACTGGGCACGCATTGCATGGACCTTAACTTTGAACAAGTGCATAAGCTGGCACACATATTGGCAGGCGAGTCTGCCAATATGGGCCTGATTCCTTTGAGTAAACACAGTCGTCGCCTGCTGGGGTTAAGCATGGAAGATGCCCAGACCATTTCCGGCCTATATCAAGCCGTGGCAGATTGCTATGATGAGACACGCGTACAGTTGCAACACCAACGTAGCAAGCTCTCACCCAAACGCTCCAACAAATAA